The DNA segment GGCTTCAACATCTCAATTGCATATTTCTATTCCCCAAGTGTTTTCTTGCAAGCCATGGCACTACCGATTGTAATTAGTACAAGAGGCTGTCCACCGCATCTTTCAGCTACTTGTTTAGCTAGATTTGGAATATCTGGATGGCTATTGAGagtttcatcttcaaccttgtcTCGGAACAATTCCCAAGCCTTTTCCGTTTCCAGGCACTtcactttgattttcttttgagCTTCCATTTCAGCACATACCTCCGAAGACTGAGTAGTAAAAATAAGTTCAGAAACATTTTCTTGGCTTGGTTTTGGTATCCCAACTTGGTTCAAATCCACCCTCTCCCATAAATCATCCAATAATACAATAAATCTCTTGTTGCGCAACACCCCATAGATATCTGGAGCTTTCTGATCAACACTTTTATTCTTCCATGAGTCATCGGAATCTTTAGACACAAACGCCCatataacaacttcaaaaacattcgGTGTGGTGCTGAACTTGTTGTTGAGTTTGGTCAAGAGAGTTGTCTTGCCAACGCCCCCAAGCCATAAAGGCCAATGTTCCCCACATCTTTGTCCACATGCAACTCCATACCTTTTGGATTGTGGATTTTAGAGCAACCAGCTACTTTACAGGTCTAACTGCCACTGAAGCTGCGGGCTGATTCTCCGCTACTTTCTCAAAAACTCCTGTACTCTTATGATCGCTTATTTCTTGAAGCATTTGGGCCATTTTTTACCAAACTTGTAGCTAGACAAGTAATTCTTGGGACCACAACCGCCGAGACACAAGTTATTCATTTGTTGAGGGCCATCTGCAATCAACTTTTCTGCCTCTGTTATCATAGTTTCTGCTCTTGAAAGCCATAGTTGAACTTGCTCAAAGGGCTTCAGTTGTCATTCTGCAAGATCAACCCGGCTTTGCCGGTCGCTCCTTTGTGCCATCAGTTATTGAAGAGCAGCAGATAAAGTTGGAAGAGTTTGTTTAAGCTTGCATATGTAATTAACGTCGCCAGCAATGGAATCCGAGCCACGAATGAAAATTCTCTAAACCAATTTGGACTGAGCAGCAATTGCCCATGATTATGGTGAATGAAAGATGAAACAAAGGAAACTGAATGATATGTGAATGCAAAGTGAATTGTTTGTGAATGAGTTAAAAATAAAGTCAGGTAAAGTGGAAAAgtcaaagaaaaatgaagtcaAAGAAAAATGAACTTAAAGAGAAAAACAGATTGAGGTGGAAGGCGATTGTGGCACAGTTATGAAGAGGATGCACATCAAATCAAGTTAAAGAAGATGGGGTTTCAACCATTAGAGCTCTGGCTATGAATAGTAAAGATACAGAAAGCAGATTCACAAagtgtaaaaatataaatattttttatatttataatagtattttttaatataaatatttttaatgtatttttaatatgttaaaaaatttagtttaattttttaatgtatttagtatattatatatatttttaaatattaaataaaaattaatcgaaaaaaattaaatatgagtgGGCTAggcttagataaaaaaaatgtaagtttatttttttgattgaatcagcccgaacttaaaatttttttgattgaatcggcccgaacttaaaattttagtctAGATACATTATTTGAGCTCAACTCGACTCAATTCATAAGCACCATAATCGACCATCAATTCCAAAGGTGACTTGCAAGAATCCTTAAGTAGATGAACAATATAGTTGAAATTTAGGTTTCCATAGTTTGAGAATGTGTTGCACCGTCAAGTTCCAAAGTTTTAGAATTCTCTCCATTTTAAATGATGATTCCAAAGAAATATCTCTCGAGATTGGTGCTTGATGCATAGATAACTTGATAACTTGAAAACTTTTTTCACAATGATTATCAAAAGAGTCATCAACAAAATGACTGGATATGCCTTGGACAAATCTAACTTCTCCACACCTTCAACTGGAATAAAGAGAAACCAGCAGCTCAGCTGAATAAACCAAggcaaacaaaagaaaagttcATCCACAATGTAAATCTAGTGTGAGATCATGTCCCCCActcataaaatatttttcatattaatcaAACCACctacaaaatttagtaaatggGCTTTAATTTTTGCTCAAATTCTCTCACTTTTCGAATAAGCCTTTAAGCTTGGGTGTGTAATCTAACTCATGATTAGGTCTACTAAACTCTTAGTCAAAACTTAATAATAGCCACATGACACAATTTAATCAGTCAGCATTCAATGttagcataaaaatttacaatgttAGGGCTAAATACCACttttataaatggaattaaaatttagGTACCGAATTCGACATTTTATAAGTAGAGATATCACATTAGAACAAACCCTAAAGTTCATGGGTCATTCATGCCATTatcccttcttttttctttttttttctattaacgCCTCCTAGTAGTTTCATTGGAGTagatttttgtaaatatttttataatttttaaattattttttgacgtAGCTTATACGATAAATAGTGCTATGTCAAGATAAAGTAAACATGAATTATTACGGATTACCATGCCAACCAATGGCGAAGTCATGGGCTAGCAGGGGCCCaaccccctaaaatggaaaatttttcatttagatatctttataatttatacaattttaaattaataatggtaaaattatactttcaccccaaaatgataaaaaattgatttaaggtCAGTTTAACATTAATTCTCAAAAGCACTTCTTttaagaaaagttaaaattttatgcttctattttttttcccaaaaaagtgatttttcaaatcatttttttatccttaaaagtatttttgaaattaaagctCAAAAATATATTGTTTAGCAAAACTTTTATTCCAAAAGTGTTTTTTATCCCAAAAGGGTTTAAAAGCAATGCTAAACACATccttaatcttttaaaatttattaagatattggctattaaaatggtaaaattgcattATGACACccacaaaaatgataaaatttaatttaattctttaaattttataaagatataagctattaaaatggtgaagttacatttttac comes from the Gossypium hirsutum isolate 1008001.06 chromosome A06, Gossypium_hirsutum_v2.1, whole genome shotgun sequence genome and includes:
- the LOC107944724 gene encoding probable disease resistance protein At4g14610 codes for the protein MITEAEKLIADGPQQMNNLCLGGCGPKNYLSSYKYGVACGQRCGEHWPLWLGGVGKTTLLTKLNNKFSTTPNVFEVVIWAFVSKDSDDSWKNKSVDQKAPDIYGVLRNKRFIVLLDDLWERVDLNQVGIPKPSQENVSELIFTTQSSEVCAEMEAQKKIKVKCLETEKAWELFRDKVEDETLNSHPDIPNLAKQVAERCGGQPLVLITIGSAMACKKTLGE